A genomic segment from Ciona intestinalis chromosome 10, KH, whole genome shotgun sequence encodes:
- the LOC100181215 gene encoding astrocytic phosphoprotein PEA-15-like → MTIEGPLSELVNELTKKLKPEDLPGLLDSSKDDGIDETELEKLTSVGQWLEWMHNKYLLTNDDLSFIEHVFELCRRPDLLAIVLEYRLKNLDTKDEELPARQLLRVSSSKKYIATTLKAPDGDKESDLKLADPPKARRKSTAI, encoded by the exons ATGACAATTGAAGGTCCATTGTCTGAACTTGTTAACGAACTCACGAAGAAGTTGAAACCGGAGGATCTTCCAGGATTGTTAGATTCATCAAAAGATGACGGTATCGATGAAACTGAGTTGGAGAAACTGACATCGGTTGGTCAATGGTTGGAGTGGATGCACAACAAGTATCTGCTTACTAACG ACGATCTTAGTTTTATTGAGCACGTCTTTGAATTATGTCGACGACCTGACCTGCTTGCGATAGTTTTGGAATACAGGTTGAAGAACCTCGACACCAAAGATGAAGAATTACCAGCGAGACAACTGCTTCGAGTTTCAAGCTCTAAGAAGTATATTG cTACGACACTCAAGGCACCAGATGGCGATAAGGAGTCGGATTTAAAACTTGCTGACCCTCCGAAGGCGAGACGAAAAAGTACCGCGATATAA
- the LOC100185890 gene encoding gap junction beta-1 protein-like, whose product MSWALLEKLLGEVATHSTLIGKYWFSFLFVFRVIVVLSVGDKVYSDEQSKFVCNTLQPGCDNICFNQFSPISHIRFWAMQILLVSLPSVIFIVWAMHSLSITKEKREKLQKLATQVDVATEPMERDPDVNPTLRHRYSDAPPNYNSTAAKNENEIVSKSKKSRSSNRRSEAIYNNELPGYNKGLPVAEVVPVQTVIPKVDLKQIKDPPILAAYVLHIYFRMAIEASFIALQYILFQFYVPEMYRCQGYPCPQRVECFISRPMEKNVFLIFMYVISGVCLVMDFMEVNYFGFRKCVHLIRGKKSGTYLREFEARWHTDPVLAGRFNPTRGGYGLRRHRDLSITDGSGDEYRSVETSDDGSGFE is encoded by the exons ATGAGTTGGGCTCTCTTGGAGAAGTTGTTGGGTGAAGTAGCCACCCATTCAACGCTGATCGGGAAATATTGGTTCTCGTTCTTATTCGTGTTCAGGGTGATTGTAGTTCTAAGCGTCGGGGACAAG GTATACAGCGACGAGCAGTCAAAGTTTGTGTGCAACACTTTGCAACCTGGATGCgacaatatttgtttcaaccaATTTAGTCCAATATCCCATATAAGGTTTTGGGCGATGCAG ATTCTCCTCGTTTCCCTACCAAGTGTTATATTCATAGTATGGGCGATGCATTCGCTAAGTATAACGAAGGAGAAACGAGAAAAGTTGCAAAAGTTGGCAACCCAAGTG GATGTCGCCACAGAGCCCATGGAAAGAGACCCGGATGTAAACCCCACCCTACGTCACAGATACTCAGATGCACCGCCCAATTATAATTCAACGGCGGCCAAGAATGAAAAC GAAATCGTTTCAAAATCGAAGAAAAGTCGTTCGAGTAACCGAAGAAGCGAAGCGATATATAACAATGAACTTCCGGGTTATAACAAAGGGCTTCCAGTAGCTGAGGTCGTTCCCGTGCAAACTGTTATCCCTAAAGTTGATTTGAAGCAAATAAAAGACCCGCCCATATTGGCCGC ATACGTTCTACATATTTACTTCCGAATGGCGATCGAAGCTTCATTCATTGCTTTGCAATATATTCTGTTTCAATTCTACGTCCCTGAGATGTATAGATGCCAAGGCTACCCTTGTCCACAACGTGTTGAATGTTTCATATCACGACCCATG GAGAAAAACGTGTTCCTGATATTCATGTACGTCATATCCGGAGTTTGCCTCGTGATGGATTTCATGGAGGTCAATTATTTTGGATTTAGGAAG TGTGTTCATTTAATCCGGGGCAAGAAGAGTGGAACCTATCTCCGTGAGTTTGAGGCAAGATGGCACACCGATCCCGTTTTGGCTGGGAGGTTCAATCCAACAAGGGGAGGGTATGGGTTGAGGAGACATAGAGATCTTAGCATCACCGATGGAAGTGGGGACGAATATAGATCGGTTGAAACATCAGACGATGGAAGTGGCTTCGAATAA
- the LOC100181168 gene encoding fibulin-1 isoform X3 has product MNKMAVKAEREMGGPPVTCAPLTAPPNGHMLGVRTDINGATVPINNEVYFVCDDGFHLRGPEVRTCLGNNTWSGHDVLCVDMRAEYRACAKLSCKNGGRCVKVNDDNVYACQCLRGYKGRRCQKVVKTSLTGPIKRAICSNRSTHEGCYCERGYKIGTAQNLCFDVDECSETRHPVTDVIPGDLGSHVKRHAGFRRSLCRHKCVNTPGSYVCTCPPGYDITGDNNQDCHDIDECERGTHNCTDDQYCFNTGGSFQCVGVVCPPHYFRANTYTCHRDRCRDWDRKCLKDPLSYTFSFIDIPANLNYPVDIFRWGVGVDEGASQNNRFYVTPATNPGRLFSARKVDAVTGMLVLNRPLDVSSATVDFEMREFNPGHGRQLIVKYTSRIIIFSSPYAF; this is encoded by the exons TAACTTGTGCCCCGCTCACTGCTCCACCCAATGGACATATGTTGGGTGTTCGTACGGACATAAACGGGGCCACAGTCCCGATAAACAACGAAGTATATTTCGTCTGTGATGATGGATTCCATCTTCGAGGCCCAGAAGTTCGAACATGTTTGGGAAACAACACATGGAGTGGACACGACGTGTTGTGTGTAG ACATGCGAGCTGAGTATCGAGCGTGTGCCAAGTTATCGTGCAAGAATGGGGGAAGGTGTGTGAAAGTAAACGATGACAACGTATACGCTTGTCAGTGTTTGAGGGGGTATAAGGGAAGAAGGTGTCAGAAAG ttgttaaaacaagtctCACCGGTCCCATCAAGCGAGCGATCTGTTCCAACCGCTCCACACACGAAGGTTGTTATTGTGAGCGTGGTTATAAGATTGGGACCGCGCAAAACCTTTGCTTTG atGTTGATGAATGCAGTGAGACGCGACATCCTGTTACTGATGTCATACCTGGTGATTTAG GGTCACATGTGAAGCGACACGCAGGGTTCCGAAGGTCATTATGTCGTCATAAATGCGTTAACACCCCGGGTTCATACGTGTGCACGTGCCCACccggttatgacatcacaggggATAACAATCAGGATTGTCATGACATAGATGAATGTGAACGAG GCACCCACAATTGCACGGATGATCAATATTGTTTCAACACTGGTGGAAGTTTTCAATGCGTTGGTGTTGTTTGTCCCCCACATTATTTCCGAGCTAACACATA CACTTGCCATAGGGACCGCTGCAGGGATTGGGATCGGAAATGTCTGAAGGATCCGTTGTCGTACACCTTCAGTTTCATAGATATCCCGGCCAACCTCAATTACCCTGTTGATATATTCCGCTGGGGCGTCGGGGTGGACGAGGG agCAAGCCAGAACAACAGGTTCTATGTAACCCCCGCAACCAACCCCGGTCGGTTATTCTCCGCTCGTAAAGTTGACGCGGTGACCGGTATGCTGGTGTTGAATCGTCCACTAGATGTCTCATCTGCAACCGTGGATTTTGAGATGCGGGAATTCAACCCGGGCCATGGGAGGCAACTTATCGTTAAATATACCTCAAGGATAATCATCTTCTCATCTCCGTATGCGTTTTGA